The following is a genomic window from Parabacteroides johnsonii DSM 18315.
TTAAAGCCGTACAGTCTGTGTGATCTATGTCTTTTTTATGTGCGTATGATAGTAATATTGTGCGATATAATTTATTAAAAACATAATAAAGAACCTGAAAATCGGATTATTAAGTGAAAAACTACTTTACTTTGCAGTGAATAGAGACAAATAACAAATGTATGGCGGCAATATCTGCGGGAGAGTTTGAACGTATTTTCAAGGAGCTGTATAAGCCCCTGTGTTTGTTTGCACTCCGTTTTACAGAAAAAACGGAAGATGCCGAGGACGTCGTGCAGCAGGCTTTTGCCGATGTTTGGGATAAAAACAGCCATAATGTGGTAATTGCTAACTTTAAGTCCTATCTCTACCAGGCGGTACGGAATCGTTCCCTTACGCTTATCGCCCAATCTTCCGATACGTTACAGACGACAGAATGTCTTGCCGATATAGAGGATCTGTCGGAAGAGGAACAGATATATCAATCGGAACGGGATGCGCGCCTCTGGGCGGCTATCGACGAACTGCCTGCCGAACGGAAGAAGATATTTCTGCTTTCCAAGCGGGACGGACTGAAATATCAGGAGATTGCAGAAGAGTTGCATATTTCCATTAAAACAGTTGAAAACCAGATAGGAAAAGCGTTAAAGACTTTGCGGGAAACTGCTGTGCGGATTTATTGTTTCTTTTTTTCTTGAATGAGTAGGGGTTTTTTCAGATTTCCTGTCTTAGTGATAGAATGGTTAAAATGTTTATGTATCACTAATGCAAAAAAGAGAGATGAAGAAATTCGTGTTATTTGTGATGTTGATGATGGGTGTGGTATCAGTGAGCGCACAGCGGTGGTCGCTGACACCGGAAGTAGGGATGATGGCAGTCAAGAGAGGTGGAGATGTCTATATCAATGAACAGAAGCCGACTTGGAATACTCGTTGGAAAGTCGGGGTTGGTGTGGAGTTTGCCGTCAGACCGGATCGTTTTTCATTGAAATCAGGTTTGTATTATACCCAGCGGGGATATTCGAGACATTCGATTTTGTTTGGGAGTGTTTACCCGACGACTGACGATCAATCGAAACCTACTTTTAATGAAAGTTATTATAAAACGAATCGTCATTTTTTGCAGGTTCCGTTGATGGCAAATTTGTCATTCCGTTTAGCGGAGAATGTACGGTTGAATCTGGCAGCCGGTCCTTATGTCGCTTATTCGGTGGGAGATAAAAATATAGGTAAGTATAATGAATATACGCC
Proteins encoded in this region:
- a CDS encoding RNA polymerase sigma-70 factor yields the protein MAAISAGEFERIFKELYKPLCLFALRFTEKTEDAEDVVQQAFADVWDKNSHNVVIANFKSYLYQAVRNRSLTLIAQSSDTLQTTECLADIEDLSEEEQIYQSERDARLWAAIDELPAERKKIFLLSKRDGLKYQEIAEELHISIKTVENQIGKALKTLRETAVRIYCFFFS
- a CDS encoding porin family protein, whose product is MKKFVLFVMLMMGVVSVSAQRWSLTPEVGMMAVKRGGDVYINEQKPTWNTRWKVGVGVEFAVRPDRFSLKSGLYYTQRGYSRHSILFGSVYPTTDDQSKPTFNESYYKTNRHFLQVPLMANLSFRLAENVRLNLAAGPYVAYSVGDKNIGKYNEYTPGYSGGYGSYGFNYYGGNGGYLYGDGWIGQGFSYESRTHDNPFDWGLSFQAGLEIGSCVMSVGYDASLGKEYDYDSVDLKYHTFSLSVGYKFKLGK